The Sebastes umbrosus isolate fSebUmb1 chromosome 4, fSebUmb1.pri, whole genome shotgun sequence genome has a window encoding:
- the bet1l gene encoding BET1-like protein, whose product MVTSLVNMADWNNRGHGSVDDMLDTENKRLAENLATKVSRLKSLAYDIDREADDQNEYLDGMDSNFMSATGLLTGSVKRFSTMVRSGRDNRRILCYVSGGLVLVFFLLYYMISRIQG is encoded by the exons ATGGTGACGTCACTCGTCAACATGGCGGACTGGAATAACAGAG GTCACGGGTCTGTGGACGACATGCTGGATACTGAAAACAAGCGGCTGGCTGAGAACCTGGCCACCAAAGTCTCCAGACTGAAATCT CTGGCATACGACATCGACAGAGAGGCTGATGATCAGAACGAGTATCTGGACGGCATG GACTCAAACTTCATGAGTGCAACGGGTCTGCTGACTGGCAGCGTGAAGCGTTTTTCCACCATGGTCCGATCCGGCAGAGACAACCGTCGCATCCTCTGCTACGTCTCCGGTGGCCTGGTCCTGGTCTTCTTCCTGCTTTACTACATGATCTCAAGAATTCAAGGCTGA
- the deaf1 gene encoding deformed epidermal autoregulatory factor 1 homolog, translating into MDEADSATKALGLDEPPIIGIGMQPVEEVGSGSDTESEAEVTTMAVMSEPGNLDMGAESLPNPDEAEAAFAEVTAVTVADVQAAEDNVYTTTVATSGSLPEHVLSGRTTLQLGDGLSTQKATLIVVHTDGSIVEATGLKSAATMAPGPQTPPTPLTPPQDKDSCSKYNWDPSVYNHELPVRCRNTSGVLYKNRLGSGGKGRCIRHNQQWFSPTEFEGLAGRASSKDWKRSIRYAGRPLLCLIQERILNPHAASCTCAACCDDLTGCSKDGETLEAENISMTGPVRLFVPYKRRKKDNEPLVTSPKKEHPSTKNITLSPGTTFTVSPSGQFTTSGTLTFDRTSSGDATAAAAAAAAIISEGSAQSEVFASTAVLTALPALAVTPQPVQAKMAVTVAEASPSAELVSGLEVGSVGGLGSAVSEGQKNTWLYLEEMASTLMSNVQQLKALIEQAKNSTGDTAGVKGQGGRKECGLTQSFQNQITFQHPDDSEAKRSSDMTEIIINQMCVNCGRVAMSECTGCHKVNYCSTFCQRKDWKEHQHTCCQSAGGVAVQEEESITAMDMDKVK; encoded by the exons ATGGACGAAGCGGACTCGGCTACGAAGGCGCTCGGGCTGGATGAACCGCCCATCATCGGCATCGGCATGCAGCCGGTGGAGGAAGTGGGCTCCGGCTCGGATACCGAATCGGAGGCCGAAGTCACCACGATGGCCGTGATGTCGGAACCGGGAAACCTCGACATGGGAGCCGAGTCCCTGCCGAACCCGGACGAGGCCGAGGCGGCGTTTGCAG AGGTGACGGCTGTGACGGTGGCGGATGTTCAAGCTGCTGAGGACAATGTTTATACCACAACGGTCGCCACATCAGGAAGTCTCCCTGAACACGTGCTG agTGGGAGGACAACCCTCCAGCTGGGCGATGGTCTCAGCACCCAGAAGGCCACCTTGATCGTGGTTCACACTGACGGCAGCATCGTGGAGGCTACTGGCCTCAAGTCTGCTGCCACAATGGCACCAg GCCCACAGACCCCGCCCACCCCGCTGACTCCCCCCCAGGACAAGGACTCCTGCTCCAAGTACAACTGGGACCCCTCAGTCTACAACCATGAGCTGCCGGTCCGCTGCAGGAACACCAGCGGAGTCCTCTACAAGAACCGACTGGGATCAG ggGGTAAAGGTCGCTGCATCAGACACAACCAGCAGTGGTTCTCTCCCACTGAGTTTGAAGGTCTGGCGGGAAGAGCGAGCAGCAAAGACTGGAAGAGGAGTATCAGATACGCTGGCAGACCTCTGCTCTGCCTCATACAG gaGCGTATCCTGAACCCCCACGCTGCTTCCTGTACCTGTGCAGCCTGCTGTGATGACCTGACAGGG tGTTCAAAGGACGGAGAGACTCTGGAAGCAGAAAACATCAGTATg ACTGGTCCAGTACGCCTCTTCGTCCCGTACAAGAGACGGAAAAAGGACAATGAGCCTCTGGTCACCTCGCCAAAAAAGGAACATCCATCTACCAAAAACATAACGCTGTCCCCGGGGACCACAT TCACGGTGTCCCCGTCAGGACAGTTCACCACCTCCGgtaccttgacctttgaccgcACGTCATCGGGCGACGCCACCGCAGCCgcagccgctgctgctgccatcATCTCAGAAGGCTCAGCGCAGAGCGAGGTGTTCGCGAGCACAGCAG tgctGACGGCGTTGCCGGCGCTGGCTGTGACTCCTCAGCCGGTTCAGGCCAAGATGGCGGTGACGGTGGCGGAGGCGTCTCCTTCGGCCGAGCTGGTGAGCGGGCTGGAGGTGGGGTCTGTAGGGGGGTTGGGGTCGGCGGTCAGCGAGGGGCAGAAGAACACCTGGCTGTACCTGGAGGAGATGGCCAGCACGCTGATGAGCAACGTCCAGCAGCTGAAGGCTCTGATCGAGCAGGCTAAAAACTCTACAGGGGACACtgcaggggtcaaaggtcagggaggcaggaaggag tgtggtCTCACTCAGTCGTTTCAGAACCAGATCACGTTTCAGCACCCGGACGACTCGGAGGCCAAGAGGAGCTCTGACATGACCGAGATCATCATCAAc CAGATGTGTGTGAACTGTGGCCGGGTGGCGATGAGTGAGTGTACAGGCTGTCATAAGGTCAACTACTGCTCCACCTTCTGTCAGAGGAAG GACTGGAAGGAACATCAGCACACCTGCTGTCAATCAGCAGGGGGCGTGGCTGTTCAGGAGGAGGAGTCAATCACAGCTATGGACATGGACAAagtgaaatga
- the drd4a gene encoding dopamine receptor D4a, whose product MEAANLSTAAAAEAPGAPHNVPALLFGLLLIVLIICGNLLVCLSVFTEKALKTTTNYFIVSLAVADLMLAVLVLPLFVYSEFQDGVWTLSTTICDALMTMDVMLCTASIFNLCAISIDRFIAVLIPLNYNRKHVDLRQTVLLSATWIVALAVASPIMFGINNVPGRDPTECKLENDDYVLYSSVCSFFIPCPIMLLLYCGMFRGLRRWEEARKAKLKNSIQACRKLQEAAASLPPLASLPPPLPPIIERELTDIPEEPSTFPSVDKHFHSSEYKDRPVHTVSFAEIKFNPDPRRRKTAKINSRERKAMKVLPVVVGTFLFCWTPFFVLHTMRARCQDCHIPPALMSVVTWLGYVNSALNPVIYTIFNTEFRKFFKKFLHRCCSKNAS is encoded by the exons ATGGAGGCGGCCAACCTGAGCACTGCAGCGGCTGCAGAGGCTCCAGGGGCTCCACACAACGTGCCGGCTCTGTTGTTCGGGTTGCTGCTGATCGTGCTGATCATCTGCGGGAACCTGCTGGTGTGTCTGAGCGTGTTCACCGAGAAGGCGCTGAAGACCACCACCAACTACTTCATCGTCAGTCTCGCGGTGGCGGATCTGATGCTCGCGGTGCTCGTGCTGCCGCTCTTCGTCTACTCCGAG TTCCAGGACGGCGTGTGGACCCTCAGCACCACCATCTGTGACGCCCTGATGACTATGGACGTGATGCTGTGCACCGCCTCCATCTTCAACCTCTGTGCCATCAGCATCGACAG GTTCATCGCCGTGTTAATCCCTCTCAACTACAACAGGAAGCACGTGGACCTGCGACAGACGGTGCTGTTGTCGGCCACATGGATCGTGGCCCTGGCGGTGGCCTCGCCCATCATGTTCGGCATCAACAACGTGCCGGGCCGCGACCCCACCGAGTGTAAACTAGAGAACGACGACTACGTCCTGTACTCCTCCGTTTGCTCCTTCTTCATCCCGTGTCCcatcatgctgctgctgtactGCGGCATGTTCCGTGGCCTGCGGCGCTGGGAGGAGGCGCGTAAAGCCAAGTTGAAGAACAGCATCCAGGCCTGCCGCAAGCTGCAGGAGGCCGCTGCCTCGCTGCCGCCGCTGGCCTCactgccgccgccgctgccgcccATCATAGAAAGGGAACTGACGGATATTCCGGAAGAGCCGTCCACCTTCCCGTCCGTAGACAAGCACTTCCACTCGTCAGAGTACAAAGACCGTCCTGTGCACACCGTCAGCTTCGCAGAGATCAAGTTCAACCCAGACCCTCGCAGGAGGAAGACGGCCAAGATCAACAGCCGGGAGAGGAAGGCCATGAAGGTGCTTCCTGTCGTTGTGG gTACCTTCCTGTTCTGCTGGACTCCCTTCTTTGTCCTCCACACGATGCGCGCTCGTTGTCAGGACTGCCACATCCCGCCGGCCCTGATGAGCGTGGTGACGTGGCTCGGCTACGTCAACAGCGCCCTCAACCCCGTCATCTACACCATCTTCAACACCGAGTTCAGGAAGTTCTTCAAAAAGTTCCTGCACCGCTGCTGCTCCAAGAATGCCTCATGA